A single genomic interval of Phaeodactylum tricornutum CCAP 1055/1 chromosome 5, whole genome shotgun sequence harbors:
- a CDS encoding predicted protein, which produces SDILHAYDQLLQSKSSVHFGYPYNLMFDYTELAQFMKYSINNLGDPFVPSNYGVHSRQFEVAVIDFFAKLWKMETDSYWGYVTTSGTEGNLHGILLAREKFPDGILYTSQETHYSVFKAARYYRMECQSIPTLPMGEIDYDCLSEAIARNRDKPVILNVNIGTTVKGAVDNLDRILRILQSLQIPREQFYIHCDGALFALMMPFVEFAPEVSFRKPIDSIAVSGHKMLGCPMPCGVALSRKEHVKNLEQHIDYLNSVDTTIMGSRNGQAALYLWYSLRKKGIGGIKRDVMHCMETARYLKDALTAKGLTCRLNDLSSTVVLERPMDDDLVKRWQLACEEDIAHVVVMPNVTRYKIDLFVEELMQ; this is translated from the coding sequence TCCGACATTCTCCACGCCTACGATCAACTCCTGCAGTCCAAATCATCCGTGCACTTTGGGTACCCCTACAACCTCATGTTTGATTACACCGAATTGGCGCAGTTTATGAAATACTCCATTAACAATCTCGGAGATCCCTTTGTGCCCTCCAACTACGGCGTCCATTCGCGACAATTCGAAGTCGCCGTCATTGACTTCTTCGCCAAATTGTGGAAGATGGAAACAGACTCGTACTGGGGATACGTTACCACCTCCGGTACGGAAGGAAACCTCCACGGCATTCTCCTCGCGCGCGAAAAGTTCCCCGACGGTATCCTCTACACGTCGCAGGAAACGCACTATTCGGTCTTCAAGGCTGCCCGCTACTACCGCATGGAGTGCCAGTCCATCCCAACCTTGCCCATGGGTGAAATTGACTACGATTGCCTCTCCGAAGCCATTGCGCGCAACCGCGACAAACCCGTCATCCTTAACGTCAACATTGGGACCACCGTCAAGGGCGCCGTCGACAATCTCGACCGCATCCTCCGGATCCTACAGTCCCTACAGATCCCACGCGAACAGTTCTACATACACTGCGACGGTGCCCTCTTTGCCCTCATGATGCCCTTTGTCGAATTCGCCCCGGAAGTCTCCTTCCGTAAACCCATCGACTCGATTGCCGTTTCCGGACACAAAATGCTCGGCTGTCCCATGCCCTGTGGCGTCGCGCTTTCCCGTAAGGAACACGTCAAGAACTTGGAACAGCACATTGACTACCTCAATTCCGTCGACACCACCATTATGGGTAGTCGCAACGGCCAAGCCGCCCTCTACCTTTGGTACAGTCTCCGCAAAAAGGGCATTGGCGGGATCAAACGCGACGTCATGCACTGTATGGAAACGGCCCGGTACCTCAAGGACGCCCTCACGGCTAAGGGACTCACCTGTCGCCTCAACGATCTCAGTTCCACcgtcgttctcgaacgacCCATGGACGATGACCTCGTCAAACGCTGGCAACTGGCCTGtgaagaagatattgctCACGTCGTCGTCATGCCCAACGTGACCCGTTACAAGATTGATCTCTTTGTGGAAGAACTCATGCAG
- a CDS encoding predicted protein, with product MLYPALTVFGVSLFLLANAVADASFGSWTNSAPNLRMEWTPIPVNVHVDAISDSNTTLDTYDLLFLGMNQVGKENSTIAGSLQLARINAKYDGAIDRLLEEATNFTIGDKTAIMTYNTASGQKPQTLIIIHVGATAADARKVGTDLARTIQGGKKAKSCAILLPNQKSTREASAYVTEMTTALWVGLYKDKRFKSIKDDTDDAGNVNTIDLIVPDGNYDRETIRNAIANGRTHSAAVYLSKDIVNAPHNVLNSVSLVDTAQRLNKMYKRTLRCQILDQEECQRRGMGAYLGVARGSETPAQFIHITYRPPKSTYWSKSAPKLRRLGIIGKGLLFDTGGYNIKTSMMELMKFDCGGAAAVLGAVRAIAELEPRGVEVHFVIAACENMINERAMVPGDILTASNGKTIEVVNTDAEGRLTMADALVYVDQELDCDEILELSTLTGACMISLGTSIAGLWTNNDQLAVRLLESSARTGEKIWRMPMEADYRDALKSKVADLKNLGARYGGAIHAALFLQEFVEGDKPFAHVDMGALRGAPMGLSLYLE from the coding sequence ATGTTGTACCCCGCTTTGACGGTGTTTGGTGTCAGCCTGTTCTTGCTCGCTAATGCGGTTGCGGACGCAAGTTTTGGTTCATGGACGAATTCAGCCCCTAATCTACGAATGGAATGGACCCCAATTCCTGTAAACGTCCACGTCGACGCGATATCAGATTCCAACACAACACTGGATACCTACGACCTTTTATTTTTGGGAATGAATCAAGTAGGCAAAGAAAACAGCACCATCGCAGGGAGTTTGCAGCTGGCTAGGATTAACGCCAAGTACGATGGCGCCATCGACCGTCTCCTGGAAGAAGCGACAAACTTCACAATCGGGGACAAGACCGCCATCATGACCTACAATACCGCCTCGGGCCAGAAGCCACAAACGCTAATAATTATTCATGTAGGAGCTACGGCAGCCGACGCTCGTAAAGTCGGTACGGATCTGGCACGAACGATACAGGGCGGAAAAAAGGCAAAATCCTGTGCTATCCTGCTACCTAACCAAAAGTCGACACGGGAAGCCTCGGCTTATGTCACAGAAATGACGACTGCATTGTGGGTGGGGCTGTACAAGGACAAGCGTTTCAAGTCTATCAAGGACGATACTGACGACGCCGGAAACGTGAACACGATTGACCTGATTGTCCCGGATGGCAACTACGATAGGGAGACGATCCGAAACGCCATTGCGAATGGCCGCACACACAGTGCGGCAGTGTACCTCAGCAAGGATATTGTCAACGCACCGCACAATGTGCTAAATTCCGTATCATTGGTCGACACCGCCCAACGATTGAACAAAATGTACAAACGAACGTTGCGCTGTCAAATTCTGGACCAAGAAGAATGTCAACGAAGGGGAATGGGCGCCTATTTGGGCGTAGCTCGCGGGTCCGAAACACCCGCCCAATTCATTCACATAACGTACCGTCCCCCAAAAAGCACCTACTGGAGCAAATCGGCGCCTAAGCTTCGCCGTCTGGGTATCATCGGAAAAGGTCTGCTGTTCGATACGGGTGGGTACAACATCAAGACCTCCATGATGGAACTGATGAAATTTGATTGTGGTGGTGCCGCAGCGGTGTTGGGTGCCGTCCGGGCGATTGCCGAACTCGAGCCACGAGGCGTCGAAGTCCACTTTGTGATCGCCGCGTGTGAGAATATGATCAACGAACGAGCGATGGTGCCGGGAGACATTTTGACCGCTTCCAACGGCAAGACGATCGAAGTCGTCAACACGGATGCGGAAGGTCGtttgaccatggcggacgCCCTGGTTTACGTAGACCAGGAACTGGACTGTGACGAAATTCTCGAGCTGTCCACACTCACCGGTGCCTGCATGATTTCGCTGGGCACGTCGATTGCCGGTTTGTGGACCAACAACGACCAGCTTGCCGTCCGCTTATTGGAGTCGTCCGCTCGGACCGGGGAAAAGATTTGGCGCATGCCGATGGAAGCTGACTACCGTGACGCGCTCAAATCCAAAGTAGCCGACTTGAAGAATTTGGGCGCTCGCTACGGTGGGGCCATTCACGCGGCGCTCTTTCTGCAGGAGTTTGTCGAGGGCGACAAACCCTTTGCACACGTGGATATGGGTGCGTTGCGCGGTGCACCGATGGGTTTGAGTCTGTACTTGGAGTAA
- a CDS encoding predicted protein, with protein GSKAKRYAIVGLGTTPKSDDDSAKDSYAEAGSSLGKAIANKCHAEKKVGAVTVVLPSVLASDATIMKDFATSFYQTLYADNRYRTGAKVKKPAEDLKSVTILSEGGEPVDASVIEAGKKLATGIFLTKDIVNAPHNVLNSLSLAETAKRIAEQSGGRITCEILDKKACEARCMGGFLGVARGSETPPQFIHLTYTPPSGKISKKVGVIGKGLLFDTGGYNIKTAMMELMKFDCGGAAAVLGAARAIGALQPEGVEAHFVVAACENMINEKAMVPSDILTASNGKTIEVMNTDAEGRLTLADALVFCDKEIGCESIIELSTLTGACMISLGKQICGVWTDNDELAKEIEDISKKTGDKSWRMPMAKEYNELLESKFADLKNIGTRYGGAITAALFLQNFVSKKKPFAHIDIAGPVWSDKDGATGFGAKLVTEWVTR; from the coding sequence GGTAGCAAGGCGAAACGCTACGCCATTGTCGGCTTGGGGACGACCCCGAAAAGTGACGATGACAGTGCTAAGGATTCCTACGCGGAGGCAGGCTCGTCACTTGGTAAAGCTATTGCCAACAAGTGTCACGCGGAAAAGAAAGTCGGAGCCGTTACCGTTGTTTTGCCCAGTGTCTTGGCTTCGGATGCGACCATTATGAAGGACTTTGCGACCTCATTTTACCAGACTCTTTACGCTGACAATCGCTATCGCACTGGCGCCAAGGTCAAGAAACCGGCTGAAGATTTGAAATCCGTCACGATTCTTTCCGAAGGCGGAGAACCAGTAGATGCTTCCGTTATTGAAGCCGGCAAGAAATTAGCGACAGGTATTTTCTTGACCAAGGATATTGTCAACGCCCCGCACAACGTCTTGAACTCGCTTTCGCTTGCCGAGACAGCTAAGCGCATTGCCGAGCAGAGCGGTGGACGGATCACTTGTGAAATCCTCGACAAAAAGGCCTGTGAAGCCCGCTGTATGGGTGGCTTCCTTGGAGTAGCGCGCGGCAGCGAAACGCCTCCTCAGTTCATCCATTTAACATACACTCCACCCTCGGGAAAAATTTCCAAGAAGGTCGGAGTCATTGGGAAAGGCCTCCTCTTCGACACGGGCGGCTACAATATTAAGACCGCCATGATGGAACTCATGAAGTTTGACTGCGGTGGAGCTGCTGCGGTGCTCGGGGCCGCTCGCGCGATTGGTGCTCTGCAGCCTGAAGGGGTTGAAGCCCACTTCGTCGTGGCCGCCTGTGAAAACATGATCAACGAAAAGGCTATGGTTCCTAGCGACATATTGACAGCCTCGAACGGTAAGACTATTGAAGTCATGAATACCGACGCTGAAGGGCGTTTGACGCTGGCCGATGCGTTGGTGTTTTGTGACAAGGAAATCGGCTGTGAAAGTATCATAGAGCTGTCGACGTTGACCGGTGCCTGCATGATTTCCTTGGGCAAGCAAATCTGCGGTGTCTGGACGGACAACGATGAGTTGGCCAAGGAGATCGAAGACATATCCAAAAAGACAGGTGACAAATCCTGGCGCATGCCCATGGCCAAAGAATACAACgaacttttggaaagcaagTTTGCCGATCTCAAGAATATCGGCACACGCTACGGTGGAGCCATTACGGCCGCCTTGTTTTTACAGAACTTCgtcagcaagaaaaagcccTTCGCGCACATTGATATTGCTGGACCAGTTTGGAGCGACAAGGATGGGGCGACCGGGTTTGGAGCTAAACTCGTTACCGAATGGGTGACCCGA
- a CDS encoding predicted protein, with protein MVFRSMIRPPRSKLARELIAEAFGTFLIVNIGTGAVMSAIFADALVGLWQIAVVWVIAVTVAISATGSISGAHLNPAISICFALLRPSKSFGWIKVLPYILAQVCGSVLGSAANFFLYSGLIRDYEVTHGIVRSSGGAIGSAKAFGEYFVAPITVTQAFFAEALGTALLAGVIFALTHPRNETTQRHGGLVPPLIGLTVGALVCVVAPLTQAGFNPARDFGPRIVAYLAGWKSVAFRGSWLYILAPMVGAPVGAAFVDRVLYGGAYNDDEMKS; from the exons ATGGTCTTCCGATCAATGATC AGACCCCCACGCTCCAAACTGGCCCGAGAATTGATCGCCGAAGCTTTTGGAACGTTTTTGATTGTCAATATTGGTACGGGTGCCGTGATGTCGGCGATTTTTGCCGATGCACTAGTGGGGTTGTGGCAAATCGCTGTCGTCTGGGTGATTGCCGTCACTGTAGCTATTAGTGCGACGGGGAGTATCTCGGGAGCGCATCTTAATCCGGCTATCTCCATTTGTTTCGCCTTGCTGCGACCGAGCAAAAGCTTTGGTTGGATCAAAGTGCTTCCTTATATTTTAGCACAAGTCTGTGGATCCGTGCTTGGCTCGGCTGCTAATTTTTTTCTCTACAGTGGTTTAATACGTGACTACGAAGTCACTCATGGTATTGTGCGATCATCTGGCGGTGCCATTGGATCCGCCAAAGCGTTTGGCGAGTATTTTGTCGCTCcaatcactgtcactcaGGCGTTTtttgccgaagccttgggCACAGCCCTGCTGGCGGGGGTTATCTTTGCCCTGACGCACCCCCGAAATGAAACAACCCAAAGGCACGGAGGGCTAGTACCACCGCTGATCGGTTTGACCGTCGGTGCACTCGTGTGCGTCGTGGCACCCTTGACGCAGGCGGGCTTTAATCCAGCCCGAGATTTTGGCCCCAGAATTGTTGCCTATCTAGCTGGCTGGAAAAGCGTTGCTTTTCGAGGCTCCTGGTTGTACATTTTAGCGCCAATGGTCGGAGCTCCTGTCGGCGCGGCCTTTGTTGACCGCGTTTTGTACGGTGGCGCCtacaacgacgacgaaatgaaGTCGTGA